The Kitasatospora sp. NBC_00374 genome has a segment encoding these proteins:
- a CDS encoding cation:proton antiporter, translating into MLGKFAGAYAGARVSAVPKLQSAALATLMNTRGLTEIVILTVGLQLGVIDTSLYSLLVLMALVTTAMAGPVLQLLERRAGGDAQRLGDFEYEHQSLRSAPRIPSRTGR; encoded by the coding sequence GTGCTCGGCAAGTTCGCCGGAGCGTACGCGGGTGCCCGGGTGAGCGCGGTTCCGAAACTGCAGTCCGCGGCGCTGGCCACGCTGATGAACACCCGCGGGCTGACCGAGATCGTGATCCTCACCGTCGGCCTCCAGCTGGGAGTGATCGACACCTCGCTCTACTCGCTGCTGGTGCTGATGGCCCTGGTCACCACGGCCATGGCCGGGCCCGTCCTGCAGCTGTTGGAACGACGGGCCGGCGGCGACGCCCAGCGGCTCGGCGACTTCGAGTACGAACACCAGAGCCTTCGATCCGCTCCGCGGATCCCTTCGAGAACAGGTAGGTGA
- a CDS encoding cation:proton antiporter translates to MTSHQVQWVFLGLVAVLTLSGLFGALARRLGQPAVVGEILAGIVIGPSLFGGAVAHALLPAEVRPMLTALANLGLALFMFAIGYELRFGELRGRGGLALRVSVFSVALPFALGALLALAVADAHPGPNRAGFVIFLGAALSVTAFPVLARILSDRGLDRTRLGAVALAAAAIADLLAWGLLGISATVAGTAGQHRMLLVPVYLAVMVLGVRPLLRRVFAGAEEDGVTPGRFGVLLVALLMSCWATEWMGIHFIFGAFLLGAVAPRGVRRDVAAEVTGRLEAVGGLLLPVYFVLAAIRVDLSSVGLSGAGNSP, encoded by the coding sequence ATGACCTCCCACCAGGTGCAGTGGGTGTTCCTCGGACTGGTCGCCGTCCTCACCCTGAGCGGGCTGTTCGGAGCGCTGGCACGGCGGTTGGGCCAGCCGGCCGTGGTCGGTGAGATCCTCGCCGGGATCGTGATCGGACCCTCGCTGTTCGGCGGGGCGGTCGCACACGCCCTGCTGCCCGCCGAAGTCCGGCCGATGCTGACCGCGCTCGCGAACCTGGGGCTCGCGCTCTTCATGTTCGCGATCGGCTACGAGCTGCGGTTCGGGGAGCTGAGGGGCCGCGGAGGCCTCGCGCTGCGGGTGTCGGTGTTCTCGGTGGCGCTGCCGTTCGCCCTCGGGGCACTGCTGGCGCTCGCCGTCGCGGACGCCCACCCGGGGCCCAACCGGGCCGGCTTCGTGATCTTCCTCGGCGCCGCCCTGTCGGTGACGGCCTTCCCGGTCCTGGCCCGCATCCTGTCCGACCGCGGGCTGGACCGGACCCGGCTCGGCGCGGTCGCGCTGGCCGCCGCGGCGATCGCCGACCTGCTCGCCTGGGGCCTGCTGGGCATCTCGGCGACGGTCGCGGGCACCGCCGGACAGCACCGGATGCTGCTCGTCCCGGTCTACCTCGCCGTGATGGTCCTCGGTGTCCGCCCGCTGCTGCGGCGGGTGTTCGCCGGGGCCGAGGAGGACGGCGTCACCCCGGGCCGCTTCGGCGTGCTGCTGGTGGCCCTGCTGATGTCCTGCTGGGCTACCGAGTGGATGGGGATCCACTTCATCTTCGGGGCGTTCCTGCTGGGGGCCGTCGCCCCGCGCGGGGTTCGGCGTGACGTCGCGGCGGAGGTGACCGGCCGCCTGGAGGCCGTCGGCGGCCTCCTGCTCCCGGTCTACTTCGTGCTCGCGGCGATCAGGGTGGACCTCTCCTCGGTGGGTCTGTCCGGGGCCGGGAACTCGCCCTGA
- a CDS encoding tryptophan 7-halogenase — protein MEQEAVEADYDVVVVGGGPGGSTVASFVAMQGHKVLLLEKEEFPRHQIGESLLPSTVHGICRLLGVTDELAEAGFQRKNGGTFRWGVNPEPWTFDFAVSEKFSGPTSFAYQVERMKFDQLLLENSRRKGVDVRERCAVVDVLEGDGRVCGVRYDDSDGVRREVRAAYVVDASGNLSRIQSKVGGERRYSEFFQNIALFGYFEGGKRMPAPKSGNIICASFSLGWFWYIPLSEELTSVGAVLRRDAAVDLIQGDREKVLDQLIAECPLVADMLSDARRVTEGPYGEIRVRKDYSYIQEKFWRPGLVLIGDAACFIDPLFSSGVHLATYSALLAARSINTALRGEIAEDDCFGEYEERYRREYYLFHDFLVQFYDVDKDERAYFDEAKKVTRGAASEAESFVELVGGGASDESALVRAGAMISDERKSDLLGQIPKMHWEGSRIQAQALLGESSGDQPVREGGLVESVDGMHWAAFEPATS, from the coding sequence GTGGAACAGGAAGCCGTGGAAGCGGACTACGACGTCGTGGTCGTCGGAGGCGGCCCCGGTGGTTCGACGGTCGCGTCCTTCGTCGCGATGCAGGGCCACAAGGTCCTCCTGCTGGAGAAGGAGGAGTTCCCCCGCCACCAGATCGGCGAGTCGCTGCTGCCCTCCACCGTGCACGGGATCTGCCGACTGCTCGGTGTCACCGACGAGTTGGCGGAGGCGGGTTTCCAGCGGAAGAACGGCGGAACCTTCCGGTGGGGGGTCAACCCCGAGCCCTGGACCTTCGACTTCGCCGTCTCCGAGAAGTTCTCCGGCCCGACCTCCTTCGCCTACCAGGTCGAGCGGATGAAGTTCGACCAGCTGCTGCTGGAGAACTCCCGCCGCAAGGGCGTCGACGTCCGCGAGCGGTGCGCGGTGGTGGACGTCCTGGAGGGGGACGGCCGGGTGTGCGGTGTCCGCTACGACGACTCGGACGGGGTCCGCCGCGAGGTCCGCGCCGCCTACGTGGTCGACGCATCCGGCAACCTGAGCAGGATCCAGAGCAAGGTCGGCGGCGAGCGCCGCTACTCCGAGTTCTTCCAGAACATCGCCCTCTTCGGCTACTTCGAGGGCGGCAAGCGGATGCCGGCCCCCAAGAGCGGCAACATCATCTGCGCCTCGTTCAGCCTCGGCTGGTTCTGGTACATCCCGCTCTCCGAGGAACTCACCAGCGTGGGTGCGGTGTTGCGCCGCGATGCCGCCGTCGACCTGATCCAGGGCGACCGCGAGAAGGTCCTCGACCAGCTGATCGCCGAGTGCCCGCTCGTCGCCGACATGCTCTCCGACGCCCGCCGCGTGACCGAGGGCCCGTACGGCGAGATCCGCGTGCGCAAGGACTACTCCTACATCCAGGAGAAGTTCTGGCGCCCGGGCCTGGTCCTGATCGGCGACGCCGCCTGCTTCATCGACCCGCTGTTCTCCTCCGGTGTCCACCTCGCCACCTACAGCGCCCTGCTGGCCGCCCGCTCGATCAACACCGCGCTGCGCGGCGAGATCGCCGAGGACGACTGCTTCGGGGAGTACGAGGAGCGCTACCGCCGCGAGTACTACCTCTTCCATGACTTCCTGGTCCAGTTCTACGACGTCGACAAGGACGAGCGGGCCTACTTCGACGAGGCCAAGAAGGTCACCCGGGGTGCCGCCTCGGAGGCCGAGTCCTTCGTCGAGCTGGTCGGCGGCGGCGCCTCCGACGAGTCGGCGCTGGTCCGCGCCGGCGCGATGATCTCCGACGAGCGCAAGTCCGACCTGCTCGGCCAGATCCCGAAGATGCACTGGGAGGGCTCGCGCATCCAGGCACAGGCGCTGCTCGGGGAGAGCAGCGGCGACCAGCCGGTGCGCGAGGGCGGACTCGTCGAGTCCGTGGACGGCATGCACTGGGCGGCCTTCGAGCCCGCCACGTCCTGA
- a CDS encoding LuxR C-terminal-related transcriptional regulator, with amino-acid sequence MAREPICRRAGWDAAPRLADALASIAVLSVRECEVFDLLAVGRSNREISGQLRVSERTVKKHVGSILEKLGLESRLQIGLAALAHRIARAEGGAEQAATRLHAPARLDPAARLAA; translated from the coding sequence ATGGCAAGGGAACCGATCTGCCGGCGGGCGGGCTGGGACGCGGCCCCGCGGCTGGCGGACGCGCTGGCGAGCATCGCCGTACTCTCCGTCCGCGAGTGCGAGGTCTTCGACCTGCTCGCCGTCGGGCGCTCCAACCGTGAGATCTCCGGCCAGCTGCGGGTCAGCGAGCGGACGGTCAAGAAGCACGTCGGCAGCATCCTGGAGAAGCTCGGCCTGGAGTCCCGCCTCCAGATCGGGCTCGCCGCACTCGCCCATCGCATCGCACGGGCCGAGGGCGGCGCCGAGCAGGCCGCCACCCGACTGCACGCCCCTGCCCGGCTGGACCCCGCTGCCCGCCTGGCCGCCTGA
- a CDS encoding helix-turn-helix domain-containing protein produces MEQPLFGQRLRQLRQERGLSQSKLVGQGMSAGYLSRLESGARPATATVVEYLTVQLGVPASAFDAERSTSLAEEVAVAVSAGGEESTAEVLGAVARNGEQGSTALRWLSLWLLAPSTSQKAASRPSGSSEAESIARQLVDLSDHLGVPVLRLRSLLVLARWHRSSGDMGTAHQLAAEAHRIADADADGVTDADRVRALLVLISAEAEIGRFQDALAHVAEAERLLPDVPVALGVETLWTAAGVLVRHGDITAAADRLQQALERQDSREDITTWLRLRLAAASLFLQMNPRRPDEAAPLLDQVAPVLDLVASARQQLEFRALKAHLLFTQGRIAEAGEVCTDIGEARADLGIRDRLRLEVLANQIKILQGLEQVGISAIEALARQAQEAANVDLAAEIWRNLAETLAASRVR; encoded by the coding sequence TTGGAACAACCGCTTTTCGGGCAGCGACTTCGGCAACTCCGCCAGGAGCGCGGGCTGTCGCAATCGAAGCTGGTGGGCCAGGGCATGTCGGCCGGATATCTGTCGCGCCTCGAGTCCGGGGCCCGGCCGGCCACCGCCACGGTGGTGGAGTATCTGACCGTCCAGCTGGGAGTGCCGGCGTCCGCCTTCGACGCGGAACGCTCGACCTCCCTCGCGGAGGAGGTCGCCGTCGCCGTCTCGGCAGGCGGCGAGGAATCCACGGCGGAGGTGCTCGGCGCCGTGGCGCGAAACGGCGAACAGGGCTCCACCGCGCTGCGCTGGCTGTCCCTGTGGCTGCTCGCCCCCTCGACCTCCCAGAAGGCGGCCTCCCGGCCGTCCGGGAGCAGCGAAGCCGAGTCGATCGCCCGCCAGCTCGTGGACCTCTCCGACCACCTGGGCGTTCCCGTACTGCGGCTCAGATCGCTTCTGGTGTTGGCGCGTTGGCACCGCTCGTCCGGCGACATGGGCACCGCCCACCAGCTCGCCGCCGAGGCCCACCGGATCGCCGACGCCGACGCCGACGGCGTGACCGACGCCGACCGGGTACGCGCCCTCCTCGTCCTCATCTCCGCCGAGGCCGAGATCGGCCGGTTCCAGGACGCCCTGGCCCACGTGGCCGAGGCGGAGCGGCTCCTGCCGGACGTCCCGGTCGCCCTCGGCGTCGAGACCCTGTGGACAGCCGCCGGCGTGTTGGTCCGGCACGGTGACATCACCGCCGCGGCCGACCGGCTCCAGCAGGCGCTGGAGCGCCAGGACAGCCGGGAGGACATCACGACGTGGCTCCGGCTCCGGCTCGCCGCGGCCTCGCTCTTCCTGCAGATGAACCCCCGCCGCCCGGACGAGGCGGCACCCCTGCTCGACCAGGTCGCGCCGGTCCTCGACCTCGTCGCCTCCGCGCGACAGCAGTTGGAGTTCCGGGCGCTCAAGGCCCACCTCCTGTTCACCCAGGGCCGGATCGCGGAGGCCGGCGAGGTCTGTACCGACATCGGCGAGGCACGCGCCGACCTCGGGATCCGCGACCGCCTCCGCCTGGAGGTGCTGGCCAACCAGATCAAGATCCTCCAGGGCCTCGAACAGGTCGGCATCTCGGCCATCGAGGCCCTCGCCCGCCAGGCCCAGGAGGCGGCCAACGTCGACCTCGCGGCCGAGATCTGGCGCAACCTCGCCGAGACGCTCGCCGCCTCGCGCGTGCGCTGA
- a CDS encoding N-acetyltransferase family protein: MNSDQLVIRRAVQADAEAVAEVWIRSFDAALPTVRRPRGNDRIRLWFAEKIVPHRETWVADADGVVVGMMVLHDGDLDQLYVAPDWRGRGIGDRMVALAKENSPEGLELWTFQVNAPAQRFYERHGFVESFRTDGSENEEREPDIRYAWKP, from the coding sequence ATGAACAGTGATCAGCTGGTGATCCGCCGAGCCGTCCAGGCCGACGCGGAAGCGGTGGCGGAGGTCTGGATCCGGTCGTTCGACGCGGCGCTTCCGACGGTGCGCCGGCCGCGGGGCAACGACCGGATCCGGCTCTGGTTCGCGGAGAAGATCGTGCCCCACCGGGAAACCTGGGTCGCCGATGCGGACGGTGTCGTGGTCGGCATGATGGTGTTGCACGACGGGGACCTCGACCAGCTCTACGTCGCGCCGGACTGGCGCGGACGCGGGATCGGCGACCGCATGGTCGCACTCGCCAAGGAGAACTCCCCGGAGGGCCTTGAGCTGTGGACGTTCCAGGTCAACGCCCCGGCCCAGCGCTTCTACGAGCGCCACGGCTTCGTCGAGAGCTTCCGCACCGACGGCAGCGAGAACGAGGAGCGCGAGCCCGACATCCGGTACGCCTGGAAGCCGTGA